The genomic region TTCTTTATAAAAGAAAAACTTTTATTATTAAGTAAAAAAATAATTATAAGAAAATAAAAACTAATTTATCTTCCTTAAATAATTTAGACAAACTTGATAAATTGAATAAGTTAAGATCTTTAAAAACTAAAATTTGAAATTTAAGAATAGTTTTTATAAAATTTGATACATAATAGAATATTAAGATAGATTTTAATCTACCCATATTCTATCACCTCCCGAATAGAATATGATGCTTCCAATCAAAGAAAGGTTTTCTGGCTTAAGGCTAACTACTTGAGCTCCTTCCCAGGGATAGTTTCTCCCCAGTGGATTTAAAGCTCTTTCGAAACCTATTACAGCTGCGGGAACAGCCAGGGAATTTCACCCTGTTCCCTTTAACCTTGATTGGTTAAATAATCTATAACAAATTTTTAAATTTCATCAAACAAAATTTTAAAATTTAAATGTTTTAATTTTCTATTTTTGTTTTTACTTTCTATAAATAAAATTGATAAACTTTATATAATTATAAAATTATCTCTTCACTTGATGGATCATATACTTTTATATCATTACTATTAAAATATATTTTTACATTATCTCCTTTAATATCATAATATTTTTGAGAAATTAAAGAGATAAAATCAGAATGTTTCGAAATATTATTTATTGGCTCTATAGCATAAATAAATTCCTTACCTAAAGGTTCTATAACTAAAATTTTAGCCTCAAAAAAGTTATTTTTATCTTCACCATTTTCAAAACTTAATTTTTCTGGTCTTATTCCAACAATTAAATTTTCATAATTTAAAATATTTTCAAATTTTATATTAAAAGTTCCAAAATTAAATTTATTATCCAATTTATTTATTTTAAATAAATTCATAGGTGGATTTCCTATAAAAGAAGCAACAAAAGTATTTTTGGGGTTATTGTAGAGATTCAATGGATCACTTATCTGTTGTATTTTCCCTTTATTCATTACTACAATCTTTGTTCCCATTGTCATAGCTTCTACCTGATCATGAGTGACATAGATAAAAGTTGTATTTAGCTTTTTTTGTAACAATTTAAGCTCAGATCTCATGGAATTTCTTAATTTTGCATCCAAATTTGACAGAGGCTCATCAAATAGAAATACTTTAGGTTTTCTAACAATTGCTCTACCTATAGCAACTCTTTGTCTCTCTCCTCCTGAAAGTTCTTTTGGATATCTATTTAAAAGGTGCTTTATATTTAATATCTCAGAAACTTCATTTACTATTTTGTCTTGCTCTTCCTTAGAAACTTTTTTTATTTTCAAAGGATATGTTATGTTTTGATAAACTGTAAAATGAGGATATAAAGCATAACTCTGAAAAACCATTGCAATATCTCTATCTTTTGGACTTATTTGATTAACAGTTTTACCATCTATCTTTATTTCTCCACCTGTGATTTCTTCAAGACCTGCAATCATTCTTAATACAGTTGATTTCCCACAACCTGATGGACCAAGTAAAACACAAAACTCCCCATCGTCAATAATAAGATTAAAATTTTCTATAACATATTTATCTTTTATATATGACTTACATACATTAGTTAATTCAACCTTACCCATGGTTCCTCCATTTACAAAATTATAAATAATTAACTTTTAAATCTTTTAAATAAAAATAATAATAATTTTTCTAAAAATATTTACTTATTTTTTTCTATTTATATTTTTTTTAATTTTTTATTTTATTGATTTATATAAATAAAATATTCAATCAAATTTTAATAAAAATTAGTTCTTAACAGATCCAAGGGTTAAACCAGAAATAAGATATTTTGATGTATACATAAAAAGTATAACAACAGGTATTGCAAGAAGTAGTGAAGCAGCAGCAAACATACCATATTCTGTCTGAAACTGCCCTTGCATACTATCGATTCCAAGTGGCCATGTAAAAAGTTCTTTTTTGGTTATTATAACTCTTGCAATTATATAGTCTGACCAAGCTGTCATAAAAGAAAAAAGAAAAGTAATTCCTACGGCAGGTTTTGCAAGAGGTAGAATTAGATCATAAAATACTTTTACTATAGGTGCTCCATCTATCAATCCTGATTCTTCTATGTCTATAGGTATAGTATCAAAATAACCCTTTAAAAGCCATATAGAAAAAGGTAAAGCAGAAGATGAATAAACTATAACAACTTTTATATATATACTTATAATTTTCATTTTAGCTAACAAAACATACAAAGGAATAAGTAACATTGTAGCTGGAAGCATCTGAGATACAAGCAAGAAAATCATACCTAATTTTCTACCAGGAAAATTAAACCTTGAAAAAGCATATCCTGCAGAAACTGCTAAAATTGTAGAAACGAATGCTGTTAAAATAGAAATCAACAAAGAATTTTTCAACCATAAAAAAAATGGTTTTTTTATAAATAGATCCTTATAATTTTGAAATGTAAAATTCTCTGGAATTATTGATAAATCTGTAGACATAACTTTATTGTATGGTCTTAAAGATATAGTAAAAATTCTGAGTATTGGATAAACTGTTACAATTATTGCAATTAACAGCAAAATATATATTAACATTACTTTTAATATTTTTTTTAAATTCATAATAATTCACCTATTAAATTTTTACTAATAAAAAATCAAATTTTTACCTTTCAAACTAAAAGTACCTGTTATTTTAATATAAATCAAAGAAAAGAAAACTAAGATTAAAAATATTAATATTGAAAATGCTGCTGCGGATGAAAAATTATAAAAGACAAAAGCATCTTTATAAACATAAGTTACTAGTATATCAGCATAAGAAGATGGTGTAGTAACAAGGTAAATAACATTTAAATTATTAAAAGTCCATATTGTTCCAATAATAATTGCAGGTGTTAAAATTGGTTTTAACAATGGTAAAGTAATATCTCTTAGTTGTTGAAAATAAGAAGCTCCATCAATCTTTGCTGCTTCATAAAACTCCTTATTTATAGACTGTAGGCCACCTGATATTATTGTCATCATAAATGGTATTCCAAGCCAAATATTTACAATAACTGGAGCAACAAAAGTCCATATTGGATGATTCATCCATGGAACAGGATCAATACCAATTTTTCCTAAAACAACATTGATAAAACCAAAAACTGGATTAAACTCTCCCCTCCATGCTAAAGCAAGAATAACTTGAGGTATTGCCCATGGTAATATTAAAATACTTCTAATAAATTTGTGTCCAGGTAACCTTTCTTCAAGTAAAAGAGCATAATATAGACCACCATAAACATGAAAAATTAAATTTATAAATGTCCACAAAATAGTTCTTCCCAATATTTTATAAAATGCTACTGATTTTAATATTGATATATAATTTTTTAGAAAAATAAACTTCTCATTAGTCCCCCATGTATATAAGTTTCTATTTAAAAATGAAATATAAATTTCATAAACAATAGGATAAATAACAATAACACATATAACAAAAAATGCTGGAAATAAAAATAAATAGGGGGTTTTATACTTTATCCAGAATTCTCTTTTAAACATAAAAACCTCTGTTTATTTAGCAATTAAAAATATAAAAATATTATTTATTATTTTTTAATAAAATAACTTAATAATCAAAAATAATAAAACTATCTATAAAAAACTTTGAAATTTATATTTTAACTATAATAAACTAAAATAAATAGAATGTAATATTTTATAATTTTTCAAAAAAATAATTCTCTCTAAATATTTTAACATAATACATAAAATATTTCAACAATTATAAATAAATAAAAATAAAAAAAAAAGAAGCCCCCTTTTTATTAAAAGGGGACTTCAATTTTTTCAAAATATTAAAATAATTATTGTCCTTTCATTTTTGCAATTTTTTCTGAAGCTTCTTTCTGCATATCAGCAGCAGCTTGTTCTGGAGTCTTAGATCCATTTAATACTGCTTCTAAATTTGGTCTTATTGCATCCCAAACAGCTCTCATTTCAGGAATTGTTGGCATAGGAGTACCATAAGAAAGTTGTTCCATTGAACCTTTTATAACAGCAGAAGCACCAGCTTCCATTTCTCCAAAATATTTTTTATTAGCTGGTAAAATATTTAATTTTGTTGCCCATAATTTTTGATTTTCGTAGCTTAAAACAAATTTTAAAAATTGAATTGCAAGTTGTACCTGTTTATCATTTATATTAGCATTTATAGAATAACCTTTTGAAGATGTATATGGTTTTGGATAATTACCACCTGGAACTTTGGGTATTGGGAATGTAACAATATCCATAGTTTGTTGATAATTGCCTAAAGACCAATCACCATTAATTATCATTAAAGATTTTCCTTCCTTGAACAATGTATCTGCTGCATTATAATCTAAATCTTTAGGTATAATTTTCTTATCATATAATGATTTATAAAATTTCAAAGCTTTTATCATAGCTTCATTATTTAAATCTGGCTCATTATCATTTTTAAAAACATTACCCCCAAAAGCACCGTAAAAAGCAACGAACCAGAAAGGTTCTTTTGCAAAAAATACTATTGGCCATTGATCATTTTTAGGATCTTTATCTTCTAAATTTTTAGCATAACTAGCATAATTATTAATAATTTCATCAAAGGAGTCTATTCTTTTGTCAAGAAGTTTTTTATTAACAATTAACATAAGGTGATTCCCTATTCTATCAGGTAGACCCCATATTTTACCTTTATATTTAAAGTTAGCTAAAGCAAAATCTAAAAAGCTTGCAACAAAATCTTTTGGTAAATATTCATCTAAAGTTTTTATAATACCACCTTTTAATGTTGCAAAAACTCCAACATTATCAGCTGGTCCATAAACTATATCTGGACCTTCACCAGCTACAGCTGCAGTCTGATAATTTGTTCTTAAATCTTCAGTTTGATAGTGAACTGCTTCAATTTTAATGTCTGGATATTTTTCATTAAATTTCTTTATCAATTCTTGAAGCAAAGCTTCTTCTGCTGGATCCATTTGGTGCCAAATAGTTAATTTTCCAGATTTTATCTCTTTAGCACCAGGCTTACAAGAAAATAAAACAAAAAAAGAAATTAAAATTAGAGATAAAACTAAAAGTGAAAAAACTCTTTTTTTCATAAAATACCTCCTAAATTTTTCTTTTTATTAAAAAGCTCTAGAACAAGAGCATGTGTCCATCCTAAGGGTTGAATCCATAATGGATTCATTTTATTATCAATCTGTTCTGGCAAAAATCCAACACTATTAGCTATTATTTTAAGTTTTTTTATAATATATTCAATATCTTTATTTAAATTTTCAAAATCATATCCAAAATCACTTTTAATGTTCTTAAACAACTCTATTTTTGAAATATAAAGCCATAGAGTTGTTATTATCCAGGAATTGCCACCAAAATATCTATCTCCAACATACCTATAATGAAAAAAGTTTTTTCTATTTAATAGAGCTTTATCTATAAAATATATTAGCCTTTTCTTTTCATCTATAGATAAAAAGTTTATATTAAAAGGATAAATTAAACATAAACTTGAAATATCTAGAGTATAGTCTGGACAATAACCTTTTAAAATTAAATTTTCATATAAATTTGAATTTGAAATAATTTGTTTATATTTCTCATTAAAATTTATTTCATCTTTATTAATTTTATCATTTCTTTTGTTTTTACTATTTTTTAATTTGTTTTTCAAGAGAAAACTTCTTATTATAATTACTTTCTTCTCATCAATATACATAAAAGAATTTATTAGATTTTTATAAAAAATTTTATAAAAATCATCAAAATCACTTTTAAAAAAACTAAACTCTTTATAAAACTCTTTTTTAATATCAACATTTTTTTCTAACTCAATTCTACCTATCAAATCAAAGCTAGCTTTTAATCCTTCTATACAAGATACTTGACTAAATAGGTGATATCCAAACCTTTCTTCCCATAGATCCATACATGGTTTAAATAAATTGATATCTTTATCATATAAATTTACTAAAAATTTTATTAATTTTATTATCTTATCTGTATTAATTAATATAAAATTTATATCATTAAAATATTTTAAATAATTATTTAAACTCCATAATATTAAACCAGTTTCATCATATTGATCACCCCAACATGGAGCTTTGAGGCCATTTGAATAATATCTTTGATGAACATAATTATCTTCAGAAAATGCGTTTAAAATAAATTCAAGAAACTTCTTGGAATAATTTTTAAAACCATTCTTACCCATTATATCAGAAATAATAG from Spirochaetota bacterium harbors:
- a CDS encoding sugar ABC transporter permease — protein: MFKREFWIKYKTPYLFLFPAFFVICVIVIYPIVYEIYISFLNRNLYTWGTNEKFIFLKNYISILKSVAFYKILGRTILWTFINLIFHVYGGLYYALLLEERLPGHKFIRSILILPWAIPQVILALAWRGEFNPVFGFINVVLGKIGIDPVPWMNHPIWTFVAPVIVNIWLGIPFMMTIISGGLQSINKEFYEAAKIDGASYFQQLRDITLPLLKPILTPAIIIGTIWTFNNLNVIYLVTTPSSYADILVTYVYKDAFVFYNFSSAAAFSILIFLILVFFSLIYIKITGTFSLKGKNLIFY
- a CDS encoding ABC transporter ATP-binding protein — translated: MGKVELTNVCKSYIKDKYVIENFNLIIDDGEFCVLLGPSGCGKSTVLRMIAGLEEITGGEIKIDGKTVNQISPKDRDIAMVFQSYALYPHFTVYQNITYPLKIKKVSKEEQDKIVNEVSEILNIKHLLNRYPKELSGGERQRVAIGRAIVRKPKVFLFDEPLSNLDAKLRNSMRSELKLLQKKLNTTFIYVTHDQVEAMTMGTKIVVMNKGKIQQISDPLNLYNNPKNTFVASFIGNPPMNLFKINKLDNKFNFGTFNIKFENILNYENLIVGIRPEKLSFENGEDKNNFFEAKILVIEPLGKEFIYAIEPINNISKHSDFISLISQKYYDIKGDNVKIYFNSNDIKVYDPSSEEIIL
- a CDS encoding ABC transporter permease subunit, which encodes MNLKKILKVMLIYILLLIAIIVTVYPILRIFTISLRPYNKVMSTDLSIIPENFTFQNYKDLFIKKPFFLWLKNSLLISILTAFVSTILAVSAGYAFSRFNFPGRKLGMIFLLVSQMLPATMLLIPLYVLLAKMKIISIYIKVVIVYSSSALPFSIWLLKGYFDTIPIDIEESGLIDGAPIVKVFYDLILPLAKPAVGITFLFSFMTAWSDYIIARVIITKKELFTWPLGIDSMQGQFQTEYGMFAAASLLLAIPVVILFMYTSKYLISGLTLGSVKN
- a CDS encoding extracellular solute-binding protein, producing MKKRVFSLLVLSLILISFFVLFSCKPGAKEIKSGKLTIWHQMDPAEEALLQELIKKFNEKYPDIKIEAVHYQTEDLRTNYQTAAVAGEGPDIVYGPADNVGVFATLKGGIIKTLDEYLPKDFVASFLDFALANFKYKGKIWGLPDRIGNHLMLIVNKKLLDKRIDSFDEIINNYASYAKNLEDKDPKNDQWPIVFFAKEPFWFVAFYGAFGGNVFKNDNEPDLNNEAMIKALKFYKSLYDKKIIPKDLDYNAADTLFKEGKSLMIINGDWSLGNYQQTMDIVTFPIPKVPGGNYPKPYTSSKGYSINANINDKQVQLAIQFLKFVLSYENQKLWATKLNILPANKKYFGEMEAGASAVIKGSMEQLSYGTPMPTIPEMRAVWDAIRPNLEAVLNGSKTPEQAAADMQKEASEKIAKMKGQ